Proteins co-encoded in one Candida albicans SC5314 chromosome 3, complete sequence genomic window:
- a CDS encoding uncharacterized protein (Putative haloacid dehalogenase; localized to plasma membrane) — protein MSESKDQSTDSTGSPGLQSRGEPQPPSFKEKIHRFFFLKGLADRPPYLQEIYDNTPRTVFYNYDLPDYMIDSQGRPITQYPRNKIRTTKYTPITFLPKNLLLQFTNVANSYFLLIVILGAFQIFGVPSPGLAAVPLIVIVCITAIKDAVEDYSRAASDAELNNSPIHLLTGVHNPNVLVDQVGPWRRFKKACSRGTARVFKFIKKCCIFICGSKRVKQEYAREQVQEDNLALHRVSTVVSDYTYRSQEPRYSVSSPRRSMNTNRRSIQSSHHRPTVALPNSLLNPILKKENAQNPSSIRANFKNRCWKDVNIGDIIRIRANEEVPADVIIISTSDSEGNCYIETKNLDGESNLKTRTALKCGGNNNLKHSDDLSDTKFWVECDAPNANLYSFKGTIHYENFDSKGNLVNEDEKEAITPENVLLRGCTLRNTKWVIGFCIYTGPETKIMLNSGITPTKTSRISRELNLSVIINFILLFVLCFVSGLINGLFYRNENNSRVFFDFHPYGKTPAINGVIAFWVALIIYQSLVPISLYISIEIIKTIQAYFIYADVKMYYDRLDFPCIAKAWNISDDLGQIEYVFSDKTGTLTQNVMEFRKCTINGKSYGLAYTEAQQGLDKRAGIDVIENANKWKNKIAADKEVMMDDLTKYSNNDQLREENITFVSSQYVRDTFLGDSGDDQKQANERFMFALALCHTVMTEESESDSTLRDFKAESPDEAALVSVARDMGIVFKKRLRSSLLLEIYGEEQEFHLLDIIPFTSARKRMSCVIKTPDNKIILYTKGADSVIFQRLNPRENPNELVSKTALYLEDYANEGLRTLCIASKVLDPQVYDNWNKRYREASSSISDDREVLMGQLEEEIEQDLVLLGGTAIEDRLQHGVPQSISILSEAGIKLWVLTGDRVETAINIGFSCNLLENDMKLLVVRPESNDTQDCEQIDDLITKYLQEEFHIDASSPSLVADAIKQARKDHSIPQAKVALVIDGAALSLIFQDLKDCPNDTIRVLQDKFLLLGKQCRSVLCCRVSPSQKAQVVKLVRTGLQVMTLAIGDGANDVAMIQAANVGVGIAGEEGRQAVMSSDYAIGQFRFLTRLLLVHGRWSYKRLAEMIPCFFYKNVVFTLTCFWYGIYNNFDGSYLYEYTYLMFYNLAFTSLPVIVLAVFDQDVSDTISLLVPQLYTSGILGKDWSQYKFVWYMFDGLYQSVISFFFPYLLFYLAFQNPQGMTIDHRFYMGVVAACIAVTACDIYVLMQQYRWDWLSVLIDCISILLVYFWTGVWSVNATYSGEFYRAGAQTLGTLGVWCCIFIGVIGCLLPRFTFDFFTSNFKPADVDIIRERVRQGAYDDYPLGYDPTDAEDVERHRLLTEIINKDPQLFEKMENEYKEEEHDKETPLERTFKSIKRRTTISRSKKGTAQRLRRDTINDQFQKHIPLDELRQQMIKEGEYTSARYSLDRINTTHEIPGVTQADTLLKYHTRNSVALNP, from the coding sequence ATGTCAGAGTCCAAAGATCAATCAACAGACTCAACCGGTTCACCTGGTCTCCAATCACGTGGGGAGCCTCAACCGCCAAGttttaaagaaaagatacatcgatttttctttttgaaagGATTGGCAGATCGGCCACCATATTTACAGGAAATTTATGACAATACCCCTAGAACTGTTTTTTACAATTATGATTTGCCAGATTATATGATAGATTCACAGGGTCGTCCCATCACTCAGTACCCTCGTAATAAAATTAGAACCACTAAATATACCCCAATCACCTTCCTTCCGAAGAATTTGCTTTTACAATTCACAAACGTAGCAAACAgttattttcttttgattgttATTTTGGGGGCATTTCAAATCTTTGGTGTTCCCTCTCCAGGTTTAGCAGCAGTTCCCTTGATAGTTATTGTATGTATTACAGCTATCAAAGATGCCGTTGAAGATTATAGTCGTGCAGCCAGTGACGCTGAGTTGAACAATTCTCCAATACATTTGTTGACTGGGGTTCACAATCCTAATGTATTGGTCGACCAGGTAGGACCTTGGAGAAGATTCAAAAAGGCTTGTTCTCGAGGAACAGCTCGTgtattcaaatttatcaaaaaatgTTGCATTTTCATTTGTGGAAGTAAACGAGTCAAACAGGAATATGCTAGAGAACAAGTTCAAGAAGACAATTTGGCACTACATAGAGTATCGACTGTTGTTTCCGATTATACTTATCGGTCACAGGAACCACGATACAGTGTTAGCTCTCCACGAAGATCTATGAACACTAATCGAAGATCAATTCAATCTTCTCATCATAGACCCACTGTTGCATTGCCCAACTCATTATTGAATCCcattttgaagaaagaaaatgctCAAAACCCAAGTTCCATTCGAGCTAATTTCAAGAACAGATGCTGGAAAGATGTGAACATTGGTGACATAATTAGAATCAGAGCCAACGAAGAAGTTCCCGCAgatgttattattatttcaacATCAGACCTGGAAGGGAACTGTTACATTGAAACCAAGAATTTAGATGGGGAATCTAACTTGAAAACTCGTACAGCATTAAAGTGTGGAggcaataataatttgaaacattCTGATGATTTGAGTGATACCAAGTTTTGGGTCGAATGTGACGCACCAAATGCAAATTTATACTCTTTTAAAGGTACAATTCATTACGAAAATTTTGACTCTAAGGGCAATTTAGtcaatgaagatgaaaaagaGGCCATCACTCCAGAAAATGTCTTGTTAAGAGGATGTACATTAAGAAATACAAAATGGGTCATTGGGTTCTGTATATATACAGGGCCAGAAACCAAAATCATGCTCAATTCTGGGATCACACCAACAAAGACATCTCGTATCTCTCGTGAATTGAACTTGTCTGttataattaattttattttgttatttgttttatgTTTTGTCTCTGGTTTGATTAATGGGTTATTTTATCGGAATGAAAACAATTCAAGAGTGTTTTTCGATTTCCATCCCTATGGGAAAACTCCAGCCATTAATGGTGTTATTGCATTCTGGGTAGCATTGATTATTTACCAGTCTTTGGTGCCCATTTCATTGTATATTTCCATCGAAATCATCAAAACTATCCAAGCTTATTTTATATATGCCGACGTTAAAATGTACTATGATAGATTGGATTTCCCTTGTATTGCAAAGGCATGGAATATATCTGATGATTTGGGTCAAATTGAATACGTTTTCAGTGACAAAACAGGAACTTTAACACAAAATGTGATGGAGTTTAGAAAGTGCACAATCAACGGGAAGTCATACGGATTAGCTTATACAGAAGCACAACAAGGCTTGGATAAACGTGCAGGCATTGatgtaattgaaaatgCCAATAAATGGAAGAATAAAATTGCTGCAGATAAAGAAGTAATGATGGATGATTTGACAAAATATTCCAATAATGATCAATTACGTGAAGAAAATATTACCTTTGTGTCGAGCCAGTATGTAAGGGACACGTTTTTAGGGGACTCGGGAGATGATCAAAAGCAAGCAAATGAAAGATTCATGTTTGCTTTGGCATTGTGCCACACAGTTATGACCGAAGAAAGTGAAAGTGATTCTACATTACGTGATTTCAAAGCCGAGTCGCCCGACGAAGCAGCCTTAGTTTCTGTTGCCAGAGATATGGGTATCGTTTTCAAAAAGCGATTGAGAAGCTCCTTGCTTTTAGAAATATATGgagaagaacaagaattCCACTTGCTTGATATTATTCCTTTTACATCAGCAAGGAAAAGAATGTCTTGTGTTATAAAGACTCCAGACAATAAGATCATTTTATACACCAAAGGTGCTGATTCTGTTATTTTCCAAAGGCTCAATCCTCGAGAGAATCCGAATGAGCTTGTGAGCAAAACTGCGCTTTACCTTGAAGATTACGCCAACGAAGGTTTGCGTACATTATGTATTGCATCCAAAGTATTGGATCCACAAGTTTATGACAATTGGAACAAACGTTACAGAGAAGCCAGCTCGTCAATCTCTGATGATCGAGAAGTCCTAATGGGTCAACTAGAAGAGGAGATTGAGCAAGATTTGGTATTATTAGGCGGTACAGCTATCGAGGACAGATTACAACACGGTGTTCCTCAATCGATATCTATTTTGAGTGAAGCTGGTATTAAATTGTGGGTTTTGACAGGGGATAGAGTTGAAACCGCTATTAATATTGGGTTCTCGTGTAACTTGTTAGAAAATGACATGAAATTATTGGTTGTGCGACCCGAATCAAACGACACTCAAGATTGTGAACAAATTGACGACTTGATTACCAAGTACCTACAAGAAGAGTTCCACATTGACGCCAGCTCTCCAAGTTTAGTTGCAGATGCTATAAAACAGGCTAGAAAAGACCATTCAATCCCACAAGCAAAAGTTGCATTGGTTATTGATGGAGCTGCTTTGTCATTGATTTTCCAAGATTTGAAAGACTGTCCTAATGATACCATAAGGGTATTGCAGGATaagtttttgttgttgggaAAACAATGTCGATCAGTACTTTGTTGCCGTGTCTCCCCTTCACAAAAGGCCCAAGTTGTAAAATTGGTGAGGACTGGGTTGCAAGTAATGACATTGGCTATTGGTGATGGTGCCAACGATGTTGCCATGATACAAGCCGCCAATGTCGGTGTTGGGATTGCTGGTGAAGAAGGGAGACAAGCTGTTATGTCCTCAGATTACGCTATAGGGCAATTTAGATTCTTAACACGTTTACTTTTGGTTCATGGAAGATGGTCTTATAAAAGATTGGCCGAAATGATTCCTTGTTTTTTCTACAAAAACGTTGTCTTTACATTAACATGCTTTTGGTATGGtatttacaacaattttGATGGGTCGTACCTTTATGAATACACTTATTTAATGTTTTATAACTTGGCGTTTACTTCCTTGCCAGTTATTGTTTTGGCTGTGTTTGACCAAGATGTTTCTGATACCATTTCCTTGTTGGTTCCTCAGTTGTACACTAGTGGTATTTTGGGTAAAGATTGGTCGCAATATAAATTTGTATGGTACATGTTTGATGGTCTTTACCAGTCGGTAATctcatttttctttccctatttattgttttaccTTGCATTTCAAAACCCTCAGGGAATGACAATTGACCATAGGTTTTATATGGGTGTTGTTGCTGCATGTATTGCTGTTACTGCATGTGACATCTATGTCTTGATGCAACAGTACCGTTGGGATTGGTTATCGGTATTGATCGACTGTATTTCCATATTGTTGGTTTACTTCTGGACTGGGGTATGGAGTGTCAATGCTACTTATTCAGGCGAGTTTTACCGTGCTGGTGCACAAACTTTGGGTACTTTAGGTGTTTGGTGTTGTATTTTCATTGGTGTTATTGGATGTTTACTTCCTCGATTcacttttgatttcttcacCCTGAACTTCAAGCCAGCAGACGTGGATATCATCAGAGAAAGAGTGAGACAGGGTGCGTATGATGACTATCCACTAGGATATGATCCAACTGATGCTGAAGATGTCGAGAGACATAGATTGTTAACggaaatcattaataagGATCCccaattgtttgaaaagaTGGAAAACGAAtacaaagaagaagaacatGATAAAGAAACACCATTGGAAAGAACTTTCAAGTCTATAAAGAGACGTACTACCATACTGAGGTCTAAAAAGGGAACTGCGCAGAGATTAAGAAGAGATACAATTAATGATCAATTCCAGAAACATATTCCTCTTGATGAATTACGACAACAGATGATCAAGGAAGGTGAATACACATCTGCACGATACTCCTTAGACAGAATAAACACAACTCACGAGATTCCAGGAGTAACACAAGCTGACACATTATTAAAGTACCATACAAGGAATAGTGTAGCTTTGAATCCTTAA
- a CDS encoding cleavage polyadenylation factor subunit (Putative mRNA cleavage and polyadenlylation factor; heterozygous null mutant exhibits hypersensitivity to parnafungin and cordycepin in the C. albicans fitness test) gives MFGFSLLTPGDNDHSFKAALLEFDNEFKLIADPSWNGVDVNAAMFMEEHLKETNAILLSHSTAEFISGFILLCIKFPILMSSIPVYSTLPVNQLGRVSTVEYYRAMGFLGPVDSAILELDEVDNWFDKVNLLKYQQSLNLFDNKVVVTPYNAGHSLGGTFWLITKRIDRVIYAPAWNHSKDSFLNSASFISPSTGNPHLSLLRPTAFITATDMGSVMSHRKRTEKFLQLVDATLANGGAAVLPTSLSGRFLELFHLIDEHLKGAPIPVYFLSYSGTKILTYASNLLDWMSKSFTKEWEELSSVPFNPSKVDLLLDPSELLKLSGPKIVFCSGIDLRSGDISAEAFQYLCNDEHTTIILTEKTTMNFASSLSSVLYTEWDSLAKKRGGGESEDGIAVPIDKNISLKNWTKEVELTGTELTEFQEKVAQKRKEKLLAKVRDQKNQNILSADTVDSEDSSDDDDEGDNEAEKQKGNTSSNLLIKQYQNINVADSNVAPNEVNPLATHEAFITDHIKQSLEKNLPIDLKITHKLRPRQATFPYFATAHKQKFDDYGEVIKIEDYQRHDEVSHSKIIMEGKRKFDEKRTANNRRNKNQNKQQANKLTPQEQVNRKLLQKYLDTLSNPKKRVSLNYGTKKKSETQKLKVRCGLSFVDLSGLVDLRSLGIIVQALKPYNLILLPDYTPSQNLTRVQEFFANQQNEQLQEQTKKNLAQSSRYLSLVSIRDGLSSAMSPYSSGNMNVMVVHDNESVKIGAESESGSIGINNFEVNLDDSIVKDLKWQKIGDDYKVAKLYGELELQNQFPAAKKTRTLQDYINSNTHFSLRKLDGTTAVKRQETIANQVQDPKIRALITNGPKLAIGNIRLPDLKKKLQNLNMTAEFKSEGTLVVNDILAVRKIAYGLVESDESGDIVIDGNVGPLYYKVKECIREMLAYV, from the coding sequence ATGTTTGGGTTTTCTCTTTTGACTCCAGGAGATAATGATCATTCTTTTAAAGCTGCCTTATTagaatttgataatgaattcaAGTTGATTGCAGATCCATCTTGGAATGGTGTCGATGTAAATGCAGCCATGTTCATGGAAGAGCACTTAAAAGAAACCAATGCAATCCTATTATCACATTCAACAGCAGAATTTATCAGTGGGTTTATACTATTGTGTATAAAGTTCCCAATTTTGATGTCCAGTATACCTGTTTATTCGACATTACCCGTCAACCAGTTGGGGAGAGTTTCTACAGTGGAATATTATCGTGCTATGGGATTTTTGGGTCCTGTGGACTCGGCTATACTTGAGTTAGATGAAGTGGACAACTGGTTTGATAAagtcaatttattaaagtatcaacaatcattgaatttatttgaCAATAAGGTGGTGGTCACGCCCTATAATGCAGGGCATTCATTGGGAGGCACATTTTGGTTAATCACGAAAAGAATAGATCGGGTAATTTATGCACCAGCTTGGAATCATTCAAAGGACTCTTTTCTAAACAGTGCTTCCTTTATCTCGCCATCAACTGGTAACCCACATTTACTGCTATTGAGGCCAACAGCTTTCATCACTGCTACAGATATGGGATCGGTGATGTCACATAGGAAAAGAACCGAGAAATTTTTGCAATTGGTGGATGCCACATTAGCTAATGGTGGTGCTGCAGTATTACCAACATCTTTATCAGGAAGGTTTTTAGAATTGTTTCATTTGATCGATGAACATTTAAAGGGTGCACCAATACCGGTGTATTTCCTTTCTTATTCTGGAACTAAAATATTAACGTATGCGTCTAATCTATTGGATTGGATGTCCAAAAGCTTCACTAAAGAATGGGAAGAATTATCCAGTGTCCCTTTCAACCCTTCAAAAGTTGATTTGTTGCTAGATCCAAGTGAATTGTTAAAACTAAGTGGTCCCAAAATTGTGTTTTGCTCTGGTATAGATTTGCGAAGTGGTGATATATCTGCCGAGGCCTTCCAATATTTATGTAACGATGAACACACGACAATTATTTTGACAGAAAAGACGACGATGAACTTTGCTAGTAGTTTGAGCTCAGTACTCTACACTGAATGGGACTCGTTAGCTAAAAAAAGAGGAGGCGGAGAGTCTGAAGACGGTATTGCTGTGCCCATagataaaaatatttcgttgaaaaattggacAAAGGAAGTAGAGTTAACAGGTACAGAGTTGACAGAGTTTCAAGAAAAGGTGGCtcagaaaagaaaagaaaaattattagcCAAAGTGAGAGATCAAAAGAATCAGAATATTTTAAGTGCCGATACCGTAGATTCAGAAGACTCTTctgatgacgatgacgaGGGAGACAATGAAGCAGAAAAGCAAAAAGGCAATACTTCTAGTAACTTGCTAATCAAACAATACCAGAATATCAATGTCGCAGATTCTAATGTTGCTCCTAACGAAGTCAACCCTCTTGCTACTCATGAAGCATTCATCACAGATCATATTAAACAAAGCTTGGAAAAGAACTTACCCATCGATTTGAAGATAACTCACAAGTTGAGACCTAGACAAGCGACGTTCCCATACTTTGCCACTGCGCACAAGcaaaaatttgatgattatgGAGAAGTGATCAAGATTGAAGATTACCAAAGACATGATGAAGTCTCACACAGTAAAATTATAATGGAAGGCAAGCGAAAATTCGATGAAAAAAGAACCGCCAACAATAGAAGAAACaagaatcaaaacaaacaacagGCAAACAAATTGACGCCACAGGAACAAGTTAATCGAAAATTGCTTCAGAAATACCTAGACACATTGTCTAATCCTAAGAAAAGAGTCAGCTTAAATTATGgaacaaagaagaagagtgAAACACAAAAGTTGAAAGTTAGATGCGGATTGTCATTTGTGGATTTATCAGGACTTGTAGATTTACGTTCATTGGGGATTATTGTACAAGCATTGAAACCTtacaatttgatattattacCTGATTATACACCACTGCAGAACTTGACTCGTGTACAAGAGTTTTTTGccaatcaacaaaatgaGCAATTGCAGGagcaaacaaaaaagaatttagCTCAGTCGTCGAGGTATTTATCTCTTGTATCGATAAGAGATGGTCTTTCCAGTGCCATGTCGCCTTATTCAAGTGGTAACATGAATGTTATGGTTGTTCATGACAATGAATCAGTTAAAATAGGAGCCGAATCAGAGTCAGGAAGTATTGGCATCAATAACTTTGAAGTGAATTTGGATGATTCTATTGTCAAAGATTTGAAATGGCAAAAGATTGGTGATGACTACAAAGTTGCTAAATTGTATGGAGAATTAGAACTTCAGAATCAATTTCCAGCTGCTAAAAAGACAAGAACTTTGCAGGATTACATTAATTCAAACACCCATTTCTCATTAAGAAAGTTAGATGGAACCACCGCTGTGAAAAGACAGGAAACAATAGCCAACCAAGTACAAGATCCAAAAATACGAGCATTGATAACAAACGGGCCCAAGTTGGCTATAGGGAACATTCGATTGCCAGacttgaaaaagaaattacaaAACTTGAATATGACAGCTGAATTCAAAAGTGAGGGTACATTGGTGGTAAATGACATTTTAGCAGTCAGAAAGATCGCCTATGGATTAGTTGAAAGCGATGAATCTGGTGATATAGTAATAGATGGTAATGTTGGTCCATTGTATTATAAAGTCAAAGAATGCATAAGGGAAATGCTAGCATATGTATAG
- a CDS encoding uncharacterized protein (Protein of unknown function; Spider biofilm repressed), translating to MSGLALKFTSLLVRTIAKPIGNAIKRQAKDHERFRRLCINFAQKMHSSEIKLRMSLLGENKIKVKPLNDNKAIEQGATFISEFFIFSVAGSLIFYESYRSRKKATSERDALADDITLLQSEMEKIKNKLEDINVKLVDYKVSESPSETATK from the coding sequence ATGAGTGGTCTTGCCTTGAAGTTTACCTCTTTACTAGTGAGGACGATTGCAAAGCCCATTGGTAATGCAATCAAAAGGCAAGCAAAAGACCACGAAAGATTCAGAAGATTATGTATTAATTTTGCCCAAAAGATGCATTCTTCCGAAATAAAATTAAGGATGTCGTTATTGGgggaaaataaaataaaagtaaaaCCATTGAATGACAACAAAGCAATTGAACAAGGTGCAACTTTCATATCggaatttttcatattcaGTGTTGCTGGTTCTCTAATTTTCTATGAAAGTTATAGAAGTCGAAAGAAGGCAACTAGTGAGAGAGATGCATTGGCTGATGATATAACACTATTGCAAAGTGAAATGGAAAAGATAAAGAACAAGTTGGAGGATATTAATGTTAAGTTAGTTGATTATAAAGTTTCAGAATCTCCCTCGGAAACCGCCACTAAATAG
- the HTA3 gene encoding histone H2AZ (Putative histone H2A; amphotericin B repressed; flucytosine induced; RNA abundance regulated by tyrosol and cell density; Spider biofilm repressed), whose product MSGKGKVHGGKGKSSEIAKSSTSHSARAGLQFPVGRVKRYLKRNAQNKIRVGSKAAIYLTAVLEYLTAEVLELAGNAAKDLKVKRITPRHLQLAIRGDEELDNLIKATIAYGGVLPHINKALLLKVEKKKGQK is encoded by the coding sequence ATGTCTGGGAAGGGAAAAGTGCATGgaggaaaaggaaaatcCTCGGAAATTGCCAAATCGTCTACATCACATTCAGCTAGAGCAGGATTACAATTCCCGGTAGGAAGAGTTAAGAgatatttgaaaagaaatgctcaaaacaaaattcgTGTTGGATCCAAGGCTGCCATTTATTTAACTGCTGTTTTGGAATATTTGACAGCAGAAGTATTGGAATTGGCTGGTAATGCAGCTAAGGACTTGAAAGTCAAAAGAATCACACCAAGACATTTGCAATTGGCAATCAGAGgagatgaagaattggacaatttgattaaagCTACCATTGCTTATGGTGGGGTGTTGCCTCATATTAATAAAGCcttattattaaaagttgaaaagaagaagggTCAAAAATAA
- the NPR2 gene encoding nitrogen permease regulating protein (Putative urea transporter; induced during infection of murine kidney, compared to growth in vitro; has murine homolog), whose translation METSDGFIPIVAIFYSVFHPIEGTKIVHQFPENSLSTGRSPTSIGDGGLFDFDTIKNYVIPKPQLCNRLISLKIDKYKVIGYPVNMESSHYARNSFNFNFCFVFRYDMGDVSPYESAIKRMGQMFQVLEEQSFMLSSLDKDNSFFKDKAIKSNKALISSSLSSDGTTREPLDEGGNENHFHPHNVQNGTSINTPGFAKTKKIALSSIESLIQQIYQDLNNYSECCIPLDTSNSVDIKLFPILPPPINIKAYQVPIATVRLNSLVDVNWDPTMIKILPYINGLNSVKKISELADANYLLTKQCIQHLMHYKCIEVIDIFQFGNIYAPTNHIGEFLKHDGKMAEECQAYVVSADFSMDNTSYVNTPTQMHLPYPGSDAHSPTYNYRSSYGTSSVSPYTKYSFLSRSPKNPMVNGSDVKVPTKTTLFYLYRSLNQGQTVKEWYMQHKKILGNIDIRRFINFGVLRGIIYRVYTYPLLNSFTGAIERNDTEQYDELLSNLKKKKPKRIVSIGRNENLLKTKVNEQTLRTDVKRKVSFAYSQSDKHDLRRFSTNDVILENDSSDYDDDDDDDDDDSSDEGFNGNGHIIHNRTPISERTARVSSSSYYSDIEEDAVNEEEYKIKANLLKMLKGFQSFDSICTELNKSRTEVEQLIESFGAVNIVNS comes from the coding sequence ATGGAAACATCAGATGGATTTATTCCTATAGTGGCCATATTTTATTCAGTATTCCATCCCATAGAAGGTACTAAAATTGTTCATCAGTTTCCCGAAAATTCACTTTCGACTGGACGATCTCCAACCAGCATCGGCGATGGTggattatttgattttgacaCCATAAAGAATTATGTTATACCGAAACCTCAATTATGTAACAGGCTTATTTCATTGAAGATTGACAAATATAAGGTCATTGGATATCCTGTGAATATGGAGAGTTCTCATTACGCCagaaattcatttaatttcaatttctgcTTTGTGTTTAGGTATGATATGGGAGACGTTTCTCCTTATGAATCAGCAATTAAGAGAATGGGCCAGATGTTTCAAGTGCTAGAAGAACAAAGCTTTATGCTAAGTAGTTTGGACAAGGacaattcatttttcaaagacAAAGCAATTAAAAGTAATAAGGCTTTAATATCATCTTCTTTATCTTCAGATGGAACCACTAGAGAGCCCCTTGACGAGGGCGGAAATGAAAACCATTTTCACCCACACAATGTTCAAAATGGCACATCAATCAATACTCCTGGTTTTgcaaaaaccaaaaaaattgcaTTATCATCTATTGAATCCTTGATTCAGCAGATATACCAAGACTTGAATAACTATTCAGAATGTTGCATACCATTGGATACTTCAAATTCTGTGGATATCAAGCTATTTCCTATATTGCCACCtccaataaatataaagGCATACCAGGTACCGATAGCAACAGTGAGATTGAATTCGCTAGTTGATGTTAATTGGGACCCAACGATGATCAAAATACTACCGTACATTAATGGGTTAAATTCTGTGAAGAAGATAAGCGAGCTAGCTGATGCAAACTACTTGTTAACAAAACAATGCATACAACATTTGATGCATTACAAATGTATTGAAGTGATTGacattttccaatttggtAATATATATGCTCCAACTAACCACATTGGGGAATTTTTAAAGCATGACGGGAAAATGGCGGAAGAATGTCAAGCTTACGTGGTCTCCGCTGATTTCAGTATGGATAACACCTCATATGTGAACACACCTACTCAAATGCACTTGCCCTACCCTGGAAGTGATGCACATTCACCGACATATAACTATCGTTCCTCATATGGCACTTCGTCTGTTTCTCCATACACAAAGTATAGTTTTTTGTCAAGGTCACCGAAAAATCCTATGGTCAATGGATCTGATGTCAAAGTTCCTACAAAGACTACATTGTTTTACTTATACAGATCGCTTAATCAAGGTCAAACCGTTAAGGAATGGTACATGCaacataaaaaaatattgggAAATATTGACATTAGAcgttttatcaattttggaGTTTTACGGGGAATAATTTACAGAGTGTACACTTATCCTTTACTCAATTCATTTACTGGAGCAATAGAACGAAACGATACTGAACAGTACGATGAATTGTTAAGCAATctcaaaaagaaaaaacccAAGAGAATTGTTTCGATTGGTCGCaatgaaaatttgttaaaaacaaaagttAACGAGCAAACTCTCAGAACCGACgttaaaagaaaagtaagTTTTGCTTATAGCCAAAGTGACAAACATGATTTACGAAGATTCTCTACAAATGATGTGATCTTAGAGAATGATAGCAGTGATtacgacgacgacgacgatgatgatgatgatgacagCAGTGATGAAGGTTTTAATGGGAATGGCCATATTATACACAATAGGACTCCAATATCAGAACGAACAGCCCGAgtatcttcatcttcttaTTATAGTGATATCGAGGAAGATGCAgtaaatgaagaagaatacaAAATCAAGGCAAACCTATTAAAAATGCTAAAGGGATTCCAATcgtttgattcaatttgtaCTGAATTGAATAAGTCAAGAACTGAAgttgaacaattgattgaaagtTTTGGTGCTGTAAATATTGTCAACAGTTAA